Part of the Drosophila pseudoobscura strain MV-25-SWS-2005 chromosome 2, UCI_Dpse_MV25, whole genome shotgun sequence genome, GTGAATGTGCATGTGAGCGTGAGTGCTGCACGAGTGTGTATGCTAGTCTACTCCCATAATCATGGAAGCGATTCACGGCAAATGACTGGCGAAATTGAGGTTTAATGTGATATAATATTAGATATGAgtaaatatttgattaaaGTTTGGAGATTGCGAGAAAggggaggagctggagagaGGATTCCTTAAGGATATGAAAGTGAAAATCTCCTCAGACAACCACTCCTTCTCAAGACTCCCATAGATAATTTAATTGACTAATAATCCCAATATAATCACTTCTTTAATACCCACTAAAtcatcgatactatcgatatTAAAGGCACTGATTCCTTCAGTAAACAGCGACTATTGCTAGGGGCAACCATACATTCCCCTTTTTTGTGGGTTGCCCTGCGATACGTTTGCCCAGCTGTACgaaccacaaaaacaaacaaaaacccaacaaaGGTCAAgtcaaacacacaaatatttaCTCAAATCCTTTGGTCATTGGACATTAATATCTGGGAAAATATGTTTTCATTGCTGCACCCGCAAACGGATGAAAGTTTTCTGGACACGGAATCAACAGTTGAGGATGTCATACGCTTGCTACAGAGTCtacaaaagccaaaggagtAAGTGATGGACAAGGTTCCCTAAATTGAATTATAAAACCTCTATATTTAGGGAAGGAGAAGAGGAGGCAGAAGCTCCTAAAGAAGATCTGAGGGGGGAAAGTGTCACCGAAGACAATTTCATGGTCACCGAGCGTCAGAAGCCTTTGGCTCCGAAAAAGGTTCCTATTCCCATATTGAAATCTAAGAAGAAGAAAGCAGATCCTTCAGATGGGAATAAAGATCGATTTACATTCATGAGGCAGGTGGATGTGGATCATGAAGAGAGCTCCAAGGCGCGTCTGGAACGTGAGCGCGTAGCTCAAAACTTTCGAAAGTAAGTACAACCATTCACAATCTCTACCCATAGATATATATCTCCCATCTTTCCCATAGATTGGGCAACTCTGAGTATCGGCAAGGAAACTACTTGACTGCCATGCGGATGTTCAGCAAGGCCATCGAAAACATCAATGATAGCCACATTCTCTACATAAATCGTGCTCTTTGTTTCATTAAGTATGAAAGAAATAGCTCCAAATATCTTTGGGATGGCTCCCTCTTCTAACAAAAGCTATTCTCTCTCTTCCATCTGTAGATCTGGCCGATTCAAGCGGGCCATAGTCGATTGTGATTACGTTTTGAACAAATTGGATGAGAAGAATCTGAGGGCGTGGCTGTATCGGGCCATGGCCTACAAGGGGCTCAACGATGAGTCCAATTTTGAGAATTGTGTGAAATATGCCCGCAAATTTAATTCCAAGCAAATGGAGTTTATTGATGGATTCCTGGAAAAGTTGAAATAAAACCTTTTTGGCAGTAGAAATAGAGTGCCTGAAGGAGAActtataaatacaataaataattgAAGAAATGTATAGCTAAAGAAGGAGCAAACTATCAtacatttttgaatatttttgctctttaattttattggatt contains:
- the LOC6897536 gene encoding sperm-associated antigen 1A; translated protein: MFSLLHPQTDESFLDTESTVEDVIRLLQSLQKPKEEGEEEAEAPKEDLRGESVTEDNFMVTERQKPLAPKKVPIPILKSKKKKADPSDGNKDRFTFMRQVDVDHEESSKARLERERVAQNFRKLGNSEYRQGNYLTAMRMFSKAIENINDSHILYINRALCFIKSGRFKRAIVDCDYVLNKLDEKNLRAWLYRAMAYKGLNDESNFENCVKYARKFNSKQMEFIDGFLEKLK